A single window of Chloracidobacterium thermophilum B DNA harbors:
- a CDS encoding sigma 54-interacting transcriptional regulator, with amino-acid sequence MSDALSASAPRLSRHEWLVSRLQFEIGELEQQGSPLAVERRFELARLLAEVHRFDEAVQVLDRIAAQAADAETIAGVHLQRADTYLRQHHIPRAIHEANLALKVGESERLETVVGQAEALLGRIYAAIDEYAIAREHLERGRRLLEAARRMRGVAECRWQLAVIAYHEGRPAESRDEAARALALLEALPGGLAAQDPKLVGQLLDHQAFMAFEAGDLATALALLERALSHWAQTDDRLALGRAYDLVADVRMCAGKWREAEEALGQAMSLVADDQAAESLVRRTASRLRLWQGDLDAAERQARLAVERALAAGRAAAEAGGWEALAEVLLAQGRNEEALALFEQATRINAKINRINRLPISHLRLAEACLATGDAVRAEAHIRRARELFGETSKLHAAGLLCRLEGELHLVRNNPSEAVTAFTQSLSMFEAAGFLYDAATSHLGAGRAFLALGNPARARLHLEAAQRLFMELGAQRGLAQAMQLLADAQRADERDRPLAPAPSLDALLVESLVAASTTPDLLLRELVILLRDELRVNAAIFEQMPDGLRLHAGSAGPAERMRRALESSLHDERSLPDDLTVRTFNDVRPGADLAPMRRFFLCLSGVIAPNIATTIEALVHVVEFILENHRLRNTVRASRAIASSEPAANRFAHLGLVCESPAMLSVVERIEKIRSSDVTVLITGESGVGKELVARALHATSRRRDRVFLPFNCAAIPAELVESRLFGHRQGAFTGANKDALGIIRSAAGGTLFLDEIGELALHVQPKLLRFLQEREIHPVGEEKPIKVDVRVIAATNRDLEAEVAQGRFREDLFHRLNVVRLHVPPLRARREDIAPLVRHLLRECAKREGKNVALSEAALERLCQLPWPGNVRQLKNEVERAVALAEPNDILTPDHFSPELWLATPPMPSGAHRIPPLPPGGRRGTGELVLPSRPTLSAAVEALERQMIAEALERHHGNVTHAARELGLTRQGLILKRRRYGLEKEPLRE; translated from the coding sequence ATGTCTGATGCGCTTTCTGCCAGTGCGCCACGCCTGAGTCGCCATGAGTGGTTGGTCAGTCGGCTGCAATTCGAAATCGGAGAACTTGAGCAACAGGGGTCGCCGCTGGCTGTCGAACGGCGCTTTGAGCTGGCCCGCCTTCTGGCCGAGGTGCACCGCTTTGACGAGGCCGTACAGGTTCTGGACCGCATCGCCGCACAGGCGGCTGATGCGGAAACCATCGCCGGCGTTCACCTCCAGCGGGCGGACACCTATCTGCGCCAGCACCACATTCCGCGCGCCATTCACGAAGCCAATCTGGCGCTGAAGGTGGGAGAGTCTGAGCGCCTGGAAACTGTAGTGGGGCAGGCGGAAGCCCTTTTGGGACGCATCTACGCGGCCATTGATGAATACGCCATCGCCCGTGAGCATCTGGAGCGGGGGCGGCGTTTGCTGGAAGCGGCCCGCAGGATGCGCGGCGTTGCCGAATGCCGCTGGCAACTTGCTGTTATTGCCTATCACGAGGGGCGTCCGGCCGAATCGCGTGATGAAGCCGCGCGCGCCCTCGCGCTGCTTGAAGCCCTGCCGGGCGGGTTGGCGGCCCAGGACCCCAAGCTGGTGGGGCAGTTGCTTGACCACCAGGCTTTCATGGCTTTTGAGGCAGGCGATCTCGCCACGGCGCTGGCGCTGCTGGAAAGGGCCCTGTCCCACTGGGCGCAAACCGATGACCGGTTGGCGTTGGGGCGGGCGTATGACCTGGTGGCCGATGTGCGCATGTGCGCCGGCAAGTGGCGCGAGGCTGAAGAAGCCTTGGGGCAGGCGATGTCGCTGGTGGCGGATGACCAGGCGGCTGAAAGCCTGGTACGCCGGACGGCAAGCCGCCTGCGGCTCTGGCAGGGTGATCTGGACGCTGCCGAACGGCAGGCCCGGTTGGCCGTGGAACGGGCGCTGGCCGCCGGACGGGCGGCTGCCGAAGCCGGCGGCTGGGAAGCTCTGGCCGAAGTGCTGCTGGCGCAGGGACGCAACGAGGAAGCCCTGGCGCTGTTTGAGCAGGCCACGCGCATCAACGCCAAAATCAACCGGATCAACCGTCTGCCCATCAGCCACCTGCGTCTGGCCGAAGCCTGTCTGGCCACGGGCGATGCCGTCCGGGCGGAAGCCCATATCCGCCGCGCCCGTGAGCTGTTCGGAGAGACATCGAAGCTTCATGCTGCGGGTCTGCTCTGTCGGCTCGAAGGGGAGTTGCACCTCGTGCGCAACAATCCCAGTGAGGCCGTCACGGCTTTTACCCAAAGCCTGTCCATGTTTGAAGCGGCCGGCTTTCTCTACGACGCCGCCACGAGTCACCTTGGAGCCGGCCGGGCCTTTCTCGCTCTGGGCAATCCGGCCCGGGCGCGCCTTCACCTCGAAGCCGCCCAGCGGCTCTTTATGGAACTGGGCGCCCAACGTGGCCTGGCACAGGCGATGCAGTTGCTGGCTGACGCCCAACGCGCCGATGAGCGGGACCGTCCACTGGCTCCCGCGCCCAGCCTCGATGCCCTGCTCGTCGAAAGTCTTGTGGCGGCTTCGACAACACCGGATTTGCTGCTGCGCGAACTGGTCATCCTGCTCCGTGATGAACTGCGGGTGAACGCTGCTATTTTTGAACAGATGCCCGATGGACTGCGGCTCCACGCGGGCAGCGCCGGTCCAGCCGAGCGGATGCGCCGTGCTCTGGAAAGCAGCCTGCATGATGAGCGTTCCCTGCCGGACGATCTGACGGTGCGCACGTTCAATGACGTGCGGCCCGGAGCCGATCTCGCTCCCATGCGGCGGTTTTTCCTGTGCCTGAGCGGCGTCATCGCGCCCAACATCGCCACAACCATCGAGGCGCTCGTCCACGTCGTGGAGTTCATTCTCGAAAATCACCGTCTGCGCAACACCGTCCGGGCTTCCCGGGCCATTGCAAGCAGTGAGCCGGCGGCCAACCGCTTTGCCCACCTGGGTCTGGTGTGCGAGTCGCCGGCCATGCTGTCGGTTGTGGAGCGGATTGAAAAAATCCGCTCCTCCGATGTGACGGTGCTCATCACGGGTGAGTCCGGGGTCGGCAAGGAACTCGTGGCCCGGGCGCTCCACGCCACCAGCCGCCGCCGGGACCGGGTGTTTTTGCCCTTCAACTGTGCCGCGATTCCGGCCGAGTTGGTCGAAAGCCGGCTGTTCGGGCACCGCCAGGGAGCTTTTACCGGGGCCAACAAAGACGCCCTGGGCATCATCCGGTCGGCTGCTGGCGGAACGCTGTTTCTGGACGAAATCGGAGAGCTGGCCCTGCACGTCCAGCCCAAGCTGCTGCGCTTCCTGCAGGAGCGCGAAATTCACCCGGTAGGCGAGGAAAAGCCCATCAAGGTGGATGTCCGGGTCATTGCGGCGACCAACCGCGACCTGGAAGCGGAGGTGGCCCAGGGCCGGTTTCGGGAAGACCTGTTTCACCGCCTCAACGTGGTACGTCTGCACGTCCCACCGCTGCGGGCGCGCCGCGAAGACATTGCGCCGTTGGTACGGCATCTGTTGCGCGAGTGCGCCAAGCGGGAAGGGAAAAATGTTGCCCTTTCCGAAGCCGCTCTGGAACGTCTGTGCCAGCTTCCCTGGCCGGGCAATGTGCGGCAGCTCAAAAATGAAGTTGAGCGGGCGGTTGCACTTGCCGAACCCAACGACATCCTGACGCCCGATCACTTTTCACCGGAGTTGTGGCTCGCCACACCGCCGATGCCGAGTGGCGCGCACCGCATTCCGCCGTTGCCGCCGGGCGGTCGCCGTGGAACGGGGGAGCTGGTTCTGCCTTCCCGACCCACGTTGTCAGCGGCCGTGGAGGCGCTGGAGCGCCAGATGATTGCCGAGGCGCTGGAGCGTCACCACGGCAACGTCACCCATGCTGCACGTGAACTGGGCCTGACCCGGCAGGGGCTGATTCTCAAGCGCCGCCGCTATGGCCTTGAAAAAGAACCGCTGCGGGAATGA
- a CDS encoding PNPOx family protein, with product MKNHRLPTDLPTDLDAILTSIWKAFEVGVREAGHPFHTPVVATAGLADCDARVVVLRRASPDRRELAFHTDARAPKVRLLQACHTTAWVFYDPAGRIQVRAKGNTVVHQGDAVAEAAWARTRLMSRRCYLAELAPSTPSDTPSSGLPPALVERSPTAEESEAGFVNFAVCVTEVIRLDWLQLAARGHRRAAFTWDDHAAGWRGHWLTP from the coding sequence ATGAAGAACCACCGCCTGCCAACCGACCTGCCAACCGATCTCGACGCTATCCTCACAAGCATCTGGAAGGCTTTTGAAGTCGGCGTCCGGGAAGCCGGACATCCCTTTCACACGCCCGTCGTGGCCACGGCCGGCCTGGCGGACTGTGATGCCCGGGTTGTCGTCCTGCGGCGCGCCTCCCCTGACCGCCGCGAACTGGCGTTCCACACCGACGCCCGCGCTCCCAAGGTGCGTCTGTTACAGGCCTGTCACACAACGGCATGGGTGTTTTATGACCCGGCCGGCAGAATACAAGTACGGGCTAAAGGGAACACCGTGGTTCACCAGGGCGATGCTGTGGCCGAAGCCGCCTGGGCGCGCACCAGGCTGATGTCACGGCGCTGTTACCTGGCCGAACTCGCCCCCAGCACTCCATCCGATACCCCCTCCAGCGGACTGCCGCCGGCTCTGGTGGAGCGGTCGCCGACGGCGGAAGAAAGTGAAGCCGGCTTTGTCAACTTTGCCGTCTGTGTCACGGAGGTTATCCGGCTGGACTGGCTCCAGCTTGCGGCCCGCGGCCACCGGCGGGCCGCCTTCACCTGGGACGATCATGCCGCCGGCTGGCGTGGCCACTGGCTGACACCCTGA
- the glmM gene encoding phosphoglucosamine mutase, which translates to MGRFFGTDGIRGRAGEFPLQPEALTIIGATLSQVLAARTGRTPRLVIGGDTRESSPWIAAAVAQGIAQAGGTVSCAGIIPTPGIAYLTRAEGFDAGIVISASHNPFHDNGIKFFLASGEKTDDTLETAIEAALENLSPAPVQPEAPGSAPASLWEDPTHALSYLEFLTQHIGADLDLSGWSIAVDCANGAAAPYANIMLQALGAKTFVTGAAANGRNINDGCGTIHIQHVAEVTRAAGAQLGIAFDGDADRCLFVDEQGEVVDGDAILYAMATDADARGELTPRCVVATVMSNMGLELALRERGIDLIRTPVGDRAVLAAMLEHGALLGGEQSGHIIFARQSLAGDGLLTALNVLRLLVERQCSLREAVRGLTRFPQTLVNVPVREKRPFETLPRVAATVREVEAQLAGRGRLLLRYSGTENLARVMLEAANGIDIGTLAAQVAAAIERDLGNGHPG; encoded by the coding sequence ATGGGACGCTTTTTTGGTACCGATGGGATACGCGGCCGCGCCGGCGAGTTCCCACTTCAACCAGAAGCTCTGACCATCATCGGGGCGACGCTCAGCCAGGTGCTGGCGGCGCGTACCGGACGGACGCCCCGGTTGGTCATCGGCGGTGACACCCGTGAATCCAGTCCGTGGATAGCTGCCGCCGTTGCCCAGGGGATTGCACAGGCCGGGGGCACAGTAAGCTGCGCCGGTATCATCCCCACGCCCGGCATTGCCTACCTGACCCGCGCCGAAGGCTTTGACGCTGGGATTGTCATTTCGGCCTCGCACAATCCATTTCACGACAACGGCATCAAGTTCTTTCTGGCTTCGGGAGAAAAAACCGACGACACGCTGGAAACCGCCATTGAAGCCGCCCTTGAAAACCTGTCCCCGGCTCCGGTGCAGCCTGAAGCGCCCGGTTCAGCCCCGGCTTCGTTGTGGGAAGACCCAACCCATGCGTTGAGTTATCTGGAGTTCCTCACGCAGCACATTGGCGCGGACCTCGATCTTTCCGGCTGGTCCATTGCCGTTGACTGCGCCAATGGCGCGGCCGCGCCTTACGCCAACATCATGCTCCAGGCGCTCGGCGCCAAAACCTTTGTGACCGGCGCTGCCGCCAACGGACGCAACATCAACGACGGATGTGGAACGATTCACATCCAGCACGTGGCTGAAGTGACCCGTGCAGCCGGCGCGCAGCTTGGCATTGCCTTTGACGGGGACGCCGACCGCTGCCTGTTTGTGGATGAGCAGGGCGAAGTGGTGGACGGCGATGCCATCCTCTATGCCATGGCTACCGATGCCGATGCCCGTGGCGAGCTGACGCCGCGCTGTGTCGTGGCGACCGTCATGAGCAACATGGGGCTGGAACTGGCCCTGCGGGAACGGGGCATTGACCTCATCCGCACGCCGGTTGGCGACCGGGCCGTGCTGGCGGCAATGCTCGAACATGGCGCGCTGCTGGGCGGTGAACAATCGGGCCATATCATTTTTGCCCGCCAGAGCCTGGCCGGCGATGGACTGCTGACCGCTCTCAACGTCCTGCGCCTGCTCGTGGAGCGGCAGTGCTCGCTGCGCGAAGCCGTGCGCGGACTGACCCGCTTCCCACAGACGCTCGTCAACGTTCCCGTACGTGAAAAACGCCCCTTCGAGACCCTGCCACGGGTGGCGGCAACGGTGCGGGAAGTCGAGGCCCAGCTTGCCGGACGGGGACGCCTGCTCCTGCGGTACTCCGGCACGGAAAATCTGGCCCGGGTGATGCTGGAAGCAGCCAACGGCATAGACATCGGCACACTTGCCGCCCAGGTTGCTGCCGCCATCGAGCGTGACCTGGGCAATGGGCATCCCGGATAG
- a CDS encoding SemiSWEET family sugar transporter, which produces MPSSATLTVLGLLAGALTSFSFALQVWQSWRTKSVKDVSAGMYLVFSTGVILWLIYGLLRRDIPLMVWNTLTLVLVATILVLKFRYGRRRPTTSAQRGTPD; this is translated from the coding sequence ATGCCTTCCTCTGCCACACTGACAGTTCTGGGCCTTTTGGCCGGCGCCCTCACCAGCTTTTCTTTCGCCCTTCAGGTGTGGCAGAGCTGGCGCACGAAGTCGGTCAAAGACGTTTCGGCCGGCATGTACCTTGTGTTTTCCACCGGTGTCATCCTGTGGCTCATCTATGGGTTGCTCCGCCGGGACATACCGCTGATGGTGTGGAACACCCTCACGCTGGTTCTGGTCGCCACGATTCTGGTGCTGAAGTTTCGCTATGGCCGCCGCCGGCCAACCACCAGCGCGCAGCGCGGAACACCGGACTGA
- a CDS encoding serine/threonine-protein kinase codes for MTTIPDPFIGVTLDGKYRLDAKIGVGGFGAVYRATHLNLNRPVAVKVLHNNIHNTTPENLERFRQEGVSACSVSHPNAVAVLDFSITQDGHAYLVMELLDGRPLSDELQERFVLPLERCVEIIIPVCDVLTEAHASGIVHRDIKPDNIFLHRTRRGEVVKVLDFGIAKLARPPKEPGRRNLTATGILMGTPEYMSPERMRNKPYDGKADVYSLGIMMYQMLTGKLPFESPDNDFVAVMWMQVNDPPPPLRSYNPAVPAEIERVVLHALEKDPANRPTAEELASELLAATGESSFGYSSGKFTLGSPASTPSADPASPAVPAGLPALTAEGPSVPLLFDLTSTLEIITSPLTESVPAATAPSATNGPAPHLPNLAGLVLPAPEPVKPAEKLGEIAVFTGHTYPNSIAFSRDGRFFHSARRDQTIGMFSTEDGREITRFAAGRMFPVRCAALSPDNRLAVFSGADDSLRLRDAQSGSELRRLFGHTMVTTVAFSPDGQWIVTGGQDKTVRLWETSTGREIRRFTKHADEIACATFAPDGQSVIVMTVSGDIHLWATHTGRELLYLPPDETTYDSLSVSISDDRQRLVGSELKQVKTAESEGRRRIKRLDAGQIPYGSAQVVFTPDGRQVASVNLDSTIRLWQVADGKPVQVFIGHGNYVNSLAISADGKRLLSGSDDRTVRLWDIESGCEIMCLTGHTERVHHVALHPDGVHAFSCGQDGTVRRWGLPLP; via the coding sequence TTGACGACCATCCCCGATCCCTTCATTGGTGTCACTCTCGATGGCAAGTATCGCCTTGACGCCAAAATTGGCGTGGGCGGTTTTGGTGCGGTCTATCGGGCCACGCATCTGAACCTCAACCGCCCTGTGGCAGTCAAGGTGCTGCACAACAACATCCACAACACCACGCCGGAAAACCTGGAGCGGTTTCGGCAGGAAGGCGTCTCGGCCTGCTCGGTTTCCCATCCCAACGCCGTGGCCGTTCTGGATTTCAGCATCACCCAGGATGGCCATGCCTACCTGGTGATGGAGCTGCTCGACGGCCGCCCGCTGAGCGACGAACTCCAGGAACGGTTTGTGCTTCCACTCGAACGCTGTGTGGAAATCATCATCCCGGTGTGCGATGTGCTCACCGAAGCCCATGCATCGGGCATCGTCCACCGCGACATCAAGCCGGATAACATTTTTCTCCACCGCACCCGGCGCGGAGAGGTCGTCAAGGTACTCGACTTCGGCATTGCCAAGCTGGCGCGCCCCCCGAAAGAACCCGGCCGGCGCAACCTGACGGCCACCGGCATTCTCATGGGGACGCCGGAATACATGTCGCCGGAACGCATGCGCAACAAGCCCTACGACGGCAAGGCGGACGTGTACAGTCTGGGCATCATGATGTACCAGATGCTGACGGGAAAGTTGCCGTTCGAGTCGCCGGACAATGATTTCGTCGCCGTGATGTGGATGCAGGTCAATGATCCGCCGCCGCCATTGCGTTCATACAACCCGGCCGTTCCAGCGGAAATCGAGCGGGTTGTCCTGCACGCGCTGGAAAAGGACCCGGCCAACCGGCCGACGGCAGAGGAACTGGCCAGCGAGCTGCTGGCAGCCACGGGCGAATCTTCCTTCGGCTACTCTTCCGGGAAGTTCACCCTGGGCAGTCCGGCGTCAACGCCATCGGCGGACCCCGCCTCACCGGCGGTTCCGGCCGGACTCCCGGCGCTGACGGCTGAAGGCCCCAGCGTACCGTTGCTCTTCGACCTGACCTCAACCCTGGAAATCATCACTTCCCCGCTGACGGAAAGCGTCCCGGCGGCCACGGCTCCATCGGCGACAAATGGCCCCGCTCCACACCTGCCGAATCTGGCAGGGCTGGTGTTGCCAGCGCCCGAACCGGTAAAACCGGCCGAAAAGCTCGGCGAGATTGCCGTCTTCACCGGCCACACCTACCCAAACAGCATTGCTTTTTCGCGGGATGGCAGGTTTTTCCATTCAGCGCGCCGTGACCAGACCATCGGCATGTTTTCGACTGAAGACGGGCGTGAAATCACCCGTTTTGCCGCCGGGCGCATGTTTCCGGTACGCTGTGCGGCGCTAAGTCCCGACAACCGCCTGGCCGTGTTCAGCGGCGCGGATGACAGCCTCCGCCTGCGCGACGCCCAGAGCGGCAGCGAACTGCGGCGGCTCTTCGGGCACACGATGGTGACGACGGTGGCGTTCTCGCCAGACGGGCAATGGATTGTGACCGGCGGGCAGGACAAAACCGTACGCCTGTGGGAAACTTCCACCGGACGCGAAATCCGCCGGTTCACCAAGCATGCCGATGAAATTGCCTGCGCCACCTTTGCGCCGGACGGGCAATCGGTCATCGTCATGACCGTCAGCGGTGACATCCACCTGTGGGCCACGCACACTGGACGGGAGTTGCTCTATCTGCCGCCGGACGAAACGACCTACGACTCGCTGAGCGTGTCCATTTCGGATGACCGCCAGCGGCTGGTCGGCAGCGAACTCAAGCAGGTCAAGACGGCCGAAAGTGAAGGGCGGCGGCGCATCAAACGGCTTGATGCCGGGCAAATTCCCTACGGCTCGGCGCAGGTCGTCTTTACGCCCGATGGCCGGCAGGTGGCGTCAGTCAACCTTGATTCGACAATTCGCCTGTGGCAGGTCGCCGACGGAAAACCGGTGCAGGTCTTCATTGGCCACGGCAACTACGTCAACAGTCTGGCCATTTCGGCCGATGGCAAACGGCTTCTGTCGGGCAGCGACGACCGGACCGTGCGGCTGTGGGACATCGAAAGCGGCTGTGAAATTATGTGCCTGACCGGTCACACCGAACGGGTGCACCACGTGGCTCTGCATCCCGATGGCGTCCACGCCTTTTCCTGCGGGCAGGATGGCACGGTTCGCCGGTGGGGCCTGCCTTTGCCATAG
- a CDS encoding DUF362 domain-containing protein: MTDITVADSPSFHYVPPPAAHGAQRVIVKPNLGYPVPAPVTVGLPVLREVLLGIRRVAPRAEIVILEGVCTRVTFAEVMARLGVNRLLAELDDPGLRLLDADTLPHKTYSNTFRQPQRFDRMQAPALLEEADCRVSVAGFKRTTLKGRPLISAAIKNLYGLFPRAVYRARSPHARGQLHVPDVQRILVDVYFTLGVRFEGAVVDLTHKFISRDWQPDEGTAVPVGRVVTGTDLLDVDLRAVELAGEPCSDYFQTIARQRRAG; the protein is encoded by the coding sequence GTGACCGACATCACCGTAGCCGATAGTCCGAGCTTTCACTACGTACCGCCGCCGGCTGCACATGGGGCGCAGCGGGTCATCGTCAAGCCGAACCTGGGCTATCCCGTACCGGCTCCGGTCACGGTAGGGCTGCCGGTGCTGCGGGAAGTGTTGCTTGGTATCCGGCGCGTTGCGCCACGGGCGGAGATCGTCATCCTGGAAGGGGTCTGCACCAGGGTCACGTTTGCGGAAGTCATGGCCCGGCTGGGCGTCAACCGGCTGCTGGCTGAACTGGACGATCCGGGACTGCGGCTGCTGGATGCGGATACGCTGCCGCACAAGACCTATTCCAACACATTCCGGCAACCGCAGCGGTTTGACCGGATGCAGGCTCCGGCGCTTCTGGAGGAAGCTGACTGCCGGGTATCTGTGGCCGGCTTCAAGCGCACGACGCTCAAGGGACGCCCGCTCATCAGCGCCGCCATCAAAAATCTCTACGGTCTCTTTCCACGCGCCGTCTATCGCGCCCGCAGCCCCCATGCCCGTGGGCAACTCCACGTGCCGGACGTGCAGCGCATCCTGGTGGATGTCTATTTCACCCTTGGCGTACGGTTTGAGGGGGCCGTCGTGGACCTGACCCACAAGTTCATCAGCCGGGACTGGCAACCGGATGAAGGAACGGCCGTCCCGGTGGGCAGGGTTGTCACCGGGACTGACCTGCTGGACGTGGACCTGCGCGCCGTGGAGCTTGCCGGTGAGCCGTGTTCGGATTATTTCCAGACCATTGCCCGGCAGCGGCGGGCCGGTTGA
- a CDS encoding DNA-3-methyladenine glycosylase, with amino-acid sequence MLTADFFARDAVTVAQELLGCTLWHGDAGGIIVETEAYTDDPASHAVLRGPRGQLMRETYGRLYVYLIYGMYYCLNFTTDTRGPGAVLIRAIAPTHGIESMQARTPRPMPVHELARGPGRLCRALGIGREHNGEQIGRRVCLQPRATVPPIASSPRIGITQGRDLLWRFFIPNEPSVSRFR; translated from the coding sequence ATGCTGACGGCTGATTTTTTCGCCCGTGACGCCGTGACCGTCGCACAGGAACTTCTGGGATGTACGCTCTGGCACGGTGACGCCGGCGGCATCATCGTTGAAACCGAAGCCTACACCGACGACCCGGCCTCGCATGCCGTTTTGCGTGGGCCGCGCGGCCAGTTGATGCGTGAGACCTACGGGCGGCTCTATGTGTATCTGATCTACGGGATGTATTACTGCCTCAACTTCACGACCGATACGCGCGGCCCCGGCGCAGTGCTCATTCGCGCCATTGCGCCGACGCATGGCATCGAGAGCATGCAGGCCCGGACGCCGCGCCCGATGCCGGTTCACGAGTTGGCGCGCGGCCCGGGCCGCCTCTGCCGCGCCTTGGGGATTGGACGCGAACACAACGGCGAGCAGATCGGGCGCCGGGTCTGCCTCCAACCACGCGCAACCGTGCCGCCCATCGCCAGTTCGCCCCGCATTGGCATTACTCAGGGACGCGATTTACTCTGGCGGTTCTTCATTCCGAACGAACCGAGTGTCAGCCGTTTCCGATGA
- the glmU gene encoding bifunctional UDP-N-acetylglucosamine diphosphorylase/glucosamine-1-phosphate N-acetyltransferase GlmU codes for MSIPVTVVILAAGEGTRMKSRLPKVLHPVAGDTLLGHVARSAAALDPKQVVVVVGHGAEAVHEAFAARWKALAPHIPFSVVVQAERRGTAHALRVTEEALSAVTGTLLVLSGDVPLLRPATLRHLLAVHAATGAAATVLSTNLTTPTGYGRIQRTSDGGFDRIIEERDATPAEKAITEINTGVYTFQLDGLFDVLACISNDNAQGEYYLPDALRLLRQDGRRVEVLLHPEAEEVCGVNTRAELAAAGAILRRRKVAELMAAGVTFLDPATAYVEVEVEIGMDTVVYPNVHLEGQTVIGEDCRIHTGARLVNACLGNSVTVRDYSLVFDSRLDDRTTVGPFAHLRLNAHVQEGAVVGNFVEVKQSSLGPGTKAMHLSYLGDATLGAGVNVGAGTITCNYDGRQKHRTIVEDGVKIGSDTMLVAPVRVGAGAVTGAGAVVTEDVPPATLVVGVPAKVKKVLS; via the coding sequence TTGTCTATTCCAGTTACCGTTGTCATATTGGCGGCTGGCGAAGGGACGCGCATGAAGTCACGCCTGCCGAAAGTGCTGCACCCTGTCGCCGGCGATACGCTGCTGGGGCATGTTGCCCGGAGCGCGGCGGCACTGGATCCGAAGCAGGTCGTGGTCGTGGTCGGCCACGGGGCAGAAGCCGTACACGAGGCTTTTGCCGCCCGTTGGAAGGCGTTGGCCCCGCATATCCCGTTTTCAGTCGTCGTCCAGGCCGAGCGGCGTGGCACAGCCCATGCCCTGCGGGTGACGGAGGAAGCTCTGTCGGCCGTCACGGGCACGCTGCTGGTGCTTTCCGGTGATGTGCCGCTGCTGCGGCCGGCAACACTCCGCCATCTGCTGGCCGTCCATGCCGCAACCGGGGCGGCGGCAACCGTCCTTTCCACCAACCTGACGACACCGACCGGCTACGGCCGCATCCAGCGCACATCCGACGGAGGCTTTGACCGGATCATCGAGGAACGCGACGCCACACCGGCCGAAAAAGCCATCACCGAAATCAACACCGGGGTCTATACCTTCCAGCTCGACGGCCTGTTTGACGTGCTGGCCTGCATCTCCAACGACAACGCCCAGGGGGAATACTACCTGCCCGATGCCCTGCGGCTGCTGCGCCAGGATGGGCGGCGCGTCGAGGTGCTGCTGCACCCCGAAGCCGAGGAGGTCTGCGGCGTCAACACCCGCGCCGAACTGGCGGCGGCAGGAGCGATCCTGCGCCGTCGCAAGGTGGCCGAACTGATGGCCGCCGGGGTGACGTTTCTCGACCCGGCAACAGCGTACGTCGAAGTGGAGGTCGAGATTGGGATGGACACCGTGGTGTATCCCAACGTGCACCTCGAAGGTCAGACCGTCATTGGCGAAGATTGCCGGATTCACACGGGCGCACGGCTCGTCAATGCCTGCTTGGGGAACAGTGTGACCGTACGCGACTACTCGCTGGTCTTTGACAGCCGCCTCGATGACCGGACGACGGTCGGGCCCTTTGCCCACCTGCGCCTGAACGCCCACGTGCAGGAAGGCGCTGTGGTGGGGAACTTCGTGGAGGTCAAGCAGTCGTCGCTGGGTCCCGGAACAAAAGCCATGCACCTGAGCTATCTCGGTGACGCCACGCTTGGGGCTGGGGTCAATGTGGGCGCCGGCACGATCACCTGCAACTACGATGGCAGACAGAAGCACCGCACCATTGTCGAGGACGGCGTCAAAATCGGCAGCGACACCATGCTGGTCGCGCCAGTGCGGGTGGGCGCGGGAGCCGTGACGGGGGCCGGGGCCGTCGTGACCGAGGATGTGCCGCCTGCCACGCTCGTGGTCGGCGTGCCGGCCAAGGTCAAAAAAGTTTTGTCCTGA